Proteins co-encoded in one Diaminobutyricimonas sp. LJ205 genomic window:
- the nusG gene encoding transcription termination/antitermination protein NusG, translating to MSEQEHRDIDLATAAEQSSEVDEVQEGNVLAAEVESVDSAEHEAIHIVSDDEETVEGDLAGLLDALDAAVDPEADAVVDDALDVDSVDEAEAAAEATEDESTEADPYEAFRAELRAKPGKWYVIHSYAGFEKRVKSNIENRKVSLGMEDYIFEVQVPMEDVVEIKNGQRKLVNRVRIPGYVLVRMELNEDSWSAVRHTPGVTGFVGNAHNPTPLRFDEAFSMLKSLVQVEVAPAAKAGTGKGGQKVAARVIPAEVDFEIGETITIKEGSFAGLPGTISEIKPDSGKLTVLVSLFERETPVELSFDQVTKL from the coding sequence GTGTCTGAACAAGAGCACCGCGACATCGACCTCGCGACTGCTGCCGAGCAGTCCTCGGAAGTAGACGAGGTTCAGGAGGGCAACGTGCTCGCCGCCGAGGTAGAGTCCGTCGACTCGGCCGAGCACGAGGCGATCCACATCGTCAGCGACGACGAGGAAACCGTTGAAGGCGACCTGGCGGGTCTGCTCGACGCGCTGGACGCTGCGGTCGACCCGGAGGCGGATGCCGTCGTCGACGACGCTCTCGACGTCGACTCGGTCGACGAAGCCGAGGCGGCCGCTGAGGCAACCGAGGATGAGTCCACTGAGGCTGACCCGTACGAGGCGTTCCGCGCCGAGCTGCGCGCCAAGCCGGGCAAGTGGTACGTCATCCACTCCTACGCCGGCTTTGAGAAGCGCGTGAAGTCGAACATCGAGAACCGCAAGGTGAGCCTCGGCATGGAGGACTACATCTTCGAGGTGCAGGTGCCGATGGAAGACGTGGTCGAGATCAAGAACGGCCAGCGCAAGCTGGTGAACCGCGTGCGCATCCCCGGCTACGTGCTGGTTCGCATGGAACTCAACGAGGACAGCTGGTCGGCTGTTCGTCACACCCCTGGCGTCACCGGCTTCGTCGGCAACGCACACAACCCCACCCCGCTGCGCTTCGACGAGGCGTTCTCGATGCTGAAGAGCCTCGTGCAGGTGGAGGTGGCTCCCGCGGCCAAGGCCGGCACGGGCAAGGGTGGCCAGAAGGTCGCCGCGCGGGTCATCCCGGCCGAGGTCGACTTCGAGATCGGCGAGACCATCACCATCAAGGAAGGCTCGTTCGCGGGTCTGCCAGGAACCATCAGCGAGATCAAGCCCGACAGCGGCAAGCTCACCGTGCTCGTGTCGCTGTTCGAGCGTGAAACCCCGGTCGAGCTCAGCTTCGACCAGGTCACCAAACTGTAG
- the rplK gene encoding 50S ribosomal protein L11: MAPKKKVTGLIKLQIQAGAANPAPPIGPALGQHGVNIMEFCKAYNAATESQRGNVIPVEITVYEDRSFTFILKTPPAAELIKKAAGVQKGSATPHTVKVAKLTKEQVRQIAEQKAVDLNANDIEAAEKIIAGTARSMGITVDA, encoded by the coding sequence ATGGCACCGAAGAAGAAGGTCACAGGTCTGATTAAGCTTCAGATCCAGGCCGGCGCCGCCAACCCTGCCCCGCCGATTGGTCCGGCGCTTGGTCAGCACGGCGTCAACATCATGGAGTTCTGCAAGGCGTACAACGCCGCGACCGAGTCGCAGCGCGGCAACGTCATCCCGGTGGAGATCACCGTCTACGAGGACCGTTCCTTCACGTTCATCCTCAAGACCCCGCCGGCCGCTGAGCTGATCAAGAAGGCTGCGGGCGTGCAGAAGGGTTCCGCCACCCCGCACACCGTCAAGGTTGCGAAGCTCACCAAGGAGCAGGTGCGTCAGATCGCCGAGCAGAAGGCCGTCGACCTGAACGCCAACGACATCGAAGCCGCCGAGAAGATCATCGCCGGCACCGCCCGCTCCATGGGCATCACCGTCGACGCGTAG
- the rplA gene encoding 50S ribosomal protein L1 → MAKNSKAYRAAVDKIEAGKFYTPTEAVAVARETGSAKFNSTVEVALKLGVDPRKADQMVRGTVILPHGTGKTARVIVFATGPAAEAAIAAGADEVGGDDLIEKVAGGYTAFDSAVSTPELMGKVGRLGKVLGPRGLMPNPKTGTVTPDVAKAVSEIKGGKIEFRVDKHANVHFVIGKAAFTAEQLDENLKTALDEVVRLKPSSSKGRYVLKGSLSTTFGPGIPLDVNAI, encoded by the coding sequence ATGGCAAAGAACTCCAAGGCCTACCGGGCCGCGGTCGACAAGATCGAAGCCGGCAAGTTTTACACCCCCACCGAGGCCGTCGCGGTTGCCCGCGAAACCGGCTCGGCGAAGTTCAACTCGACCGTTGAGGTCGCGCTGAAGCTCGGCGTCGACCCCCGCAAGGCCGACCAGATGGTGCGCGGCACCGTCATCCTCCCGCACGGCACCGGCAAGACCGCCCGCGTCATCGTCTTCGCAACCGGCCCCGCGGCCGAGGCGGCCATCGCAGCCGGCGCTGACGAGGTCGGCGGCGACGACCTGATCGAGAAGGTCGCCGGCGGCTACACCGCGTTCGACTCCGCCGTCTCGACCCCCGAGCTCATGGGCAAGGTCGGTCGTCTCGGTAAGGTGCTTGGTCCGCGTGGCCTGATGCCGAACCCGAAGACCGGTACCGTGACCCCGGATGTCGCGAAGGCAGTTTCCGAGATCAAGGGTGGAAAGATCGAGTTCCGCGTTGACAAGCACGCCAACGTGCACTTCGTCATCGGCAAGGCGGCCTTCACCGCTGAGCAGCTCGACGAGAACCTGAAGACCGCGCTCGATGAGGTTGTGCGTCTCAAGCCGTCGAGCTCGAAGGGCCGTTACGTGCTGAAGGGTTCGCTGTCGACCACGTTCGGTCCCGGCATCCCGCTGGACGTCAACGCGATCTAA
- a CDS encoding LuxR C-terminal-related transcriptional regulator yields MSVSTELDRGRAAYGQRQWQSALSDLSSAAQTDELSADDLVRLATSAVMMGRISEGIDILTRAHEQCLAAGDLAGAARAAGWIGLQLMNAGRPAEGSGWLARADGLADQMSTAPELHGLPIVGAALGALYGGDPGRAASQFAAVVEVGDARRDHDLSALGRLGRGQALVMLDDVATGLALLDEAMVAVTAGEVSPIPSGIVYCAVIGVCHLASDVQRAYEWTLALDRWCRSQPDLVSFNGQCQMHRAALFQLHGAWDEALTAAHAAQELFARGDHMAGFGAYYQQGEVQRLRGQFEQADASYVAANRSGFDPQPGLALLRLAQGQVTAARSLIDRASAEADPATRRLMLPAQVEIALAAGDVPAARAAADELSAAADRRAMPLLLASAAQALAAVHLAEDAPAEADRSARTALELWRELEAPFEEACCRILHGRACRALGDEETALMQFDVARGILSELGAIPALREVGALTGEAQSSPLTAREIEVLRLVAAGMTNRAIAGELYLSEKTVARHLSNIFTKLDLPSRSAATAYAYEHRLVEPAAPVASAH; encoded by the coding sequence ATGAGTGTTTCGACAGAACTCGATCGGGGTCGCGCGGCTTACGGGCAGCGCCAGTGGCAGAGTGCGCTCAGTGACCTGAGTTCGGCCGCCCAGACCGACGAGCTGTCCGCCGATGACCTGGTGCGGCTGGCGACCTCCGCAGTGATGATGGGGCGCATCAGCGAGGGCATCGACATCCTCACCCGTGCCCATGAGCAGTGTCTTGCCGCCGGCGATTTGGCTGGGGCGGCTCGAGCCGCAGGCTGGATCGGCCTGCAGCTCATGAACGCAGGCCGCCCCGCTGAAGGGAGTGGATGGCTGGCCCGAGCGGACGGCCTGGCCGACCAGATGTCCACCGCCCCGGAACTCCATGGCCTGCCCATCGTCGGCGCGGCGCTCGGCGCGCTCTACGGTGGCGACCCCGGTAGGGCAGCCAGCCAGTTCGCCGCAGTCGTTGAGGTCGGTGATGCTCGACGCGATCACGACCTGTCGGCCCTCGGCCGTCTCGGGCGCGGACAGGCGCTGGTCATGCTGGACGATGTCGCGACCGGCCTCGCGTTGCTCGATGAGGCGATGGTGGCGGTGACCGCTGGTGAGGTGTCGCCGATCCCGTCGGGCATCGTCTACTGCGCGGTGATCGGAGTGTGCCATCTTGCCAGCGATGTACAACGCGCCTACGAGTGGACGCTTGCCCTGGACCGCTGGTGCCGCTCGCAGCCCGATTTGGTCAGCTTCAACGGGCAGTGCCAGATGCATCGCGCCGCCCTCTTCCAACTGCACGGGGCGTGGGATGAGGCTCTGACTGCGGCGCACGCGGCGCAGGAACTCTTCGCCCGCGGCGACCACATGGCCGGTTTTGGTGCCTACTACCAGCAGGGTGAGGTGCAGCGGCTGCGCGGCCAATTCGAGCAGGCGGACGCGAGCTATGTGGCCGCGAACCGCTCGGGCTTCGATCCGCAGCCTGGGCTGGCGCTGCTGCGGCTGGCGCAGGGCCAGGTCACCGCGGCGCGCTCGCTGATTGACCGTGCCTCGGCTGAGGCGGACCCCGCGACCCGGCGGCTGATGTTGCCAGCGCAGGTGGAGATCGCGTTGGCCGCTGGCGATGTTCCGGCTGCCCGCGCCGCCGCGGATGAACTCTCCGCGGCCGCGGATCGACGCGCGATGCCACTGCTCTTGGCCAGTGCCGCGCAGGCGCTCGCCGCCGTGCACTTGGCCGAGGATGCCCCGGCTGAAGCCGACCGATCTGCCCGAACGGCCCTGGAGCTTTGGCGTGAGCTTGAGGCCCCGTTCGAGGAAGCGTGCTGCCGGATCCTGCACGGCCGTGCCTGCCGGGCGCTCGGTGACGAGGAGACGGCGCTCATGCAGTTCGACGTGGCCCGCGGCATCCTGTCCGAGCTGGGCGCGATCCCGGCCTTACGGGAAGTGGGTGCGTTGACCGGCGAGGCGCAATCCAGTCCGCTGACGGCACGCGAGATTGAGGTGCTTCGGCTGGTCGCGGCGGGGATGACGAACCGGGCCATCGCGGGTGAGCTGTACCTGAGCGAAAAAACCGTGGCCCGTCACCTCAGCAACATCTTCACCAAGCTGGATCTGCCTTCGCGCTCGGCGGCCACCGCCTATGCCTACGAGCACCGGCTGGTCGAGCCGGCGGCTCCGGTGGCGTCTGCGCATTAA
- a CDS encoding NAD(P)/FAD-dependent oxidoreductase: MTTTTVDTAIIGGGQAGLAIGHYLARAGHDFAILDANARTGDAWRSRWDSLRLFTPAKYDGLPGMRFPADPLAFPTKDEQADYLESYAERFGLPVSRSVRVSGLSRPDGSFVIDSADRSWTARQVVLATGSFGTPRIPVFAGDLDATVTQLHSSQYRNPGQLKPGPTLVVGGGNSGAEIALELSRSHPTTLAARPGVEIPFRHGRTFARYGLPVIRFAGAHVLNERSLIGRRVLPKMREQATPLIRTKSANLTAAGVTRVGRVAEVREGRCVTEDGDILDMANVIWCTGYRADYSWIDLPHLTGNGEPPHRRGVVESTPGLFLLGQEFLFSVLSETLAGLARDARYLAACLLG, encoded by the coding sequence ATGACCACGACAACGGTGGACACGGCGATCATCGGAGGAGGGCAGGCCGGGCTCGCCATCGGCCATTACCTCGCTCGCGCCGGCCACGATTTCGCCATCCTCGACGCCAACGCTCGCACCGGAGACGCGTGGCGTTCCCGCTGGGATTCGCTGCGGCTGTTCACTCCGGCCAAGTACGACGGGCTTCCCGGGATGCGCTTCCCGGCTGACCCGCTGGCGTTTCCCACCAAGGACGAGCAGGCGGACTACCTCGAGAGCTACGCCGAACGGTTCGGCCTGCCGGTGTCGAGGTCAGTGCGCGTCAGCGGGTTGAGCCGGCCTGATGGCAGCTTCGTCATCGATTCGGCCGACCGGAGTTGGACGGCGCGCCAGGTCGTCCTTGCCACCGGGAGCTTCGGGACGCCACGCATACCCGTGTTCGCAGGCGACCTTGACGCCACGGTCACGCAGCTGCATTCGAGCCAGTACCGGAATCCGGGGCAGCTTAAGCCCGGGCCGACCCTCGTCGTCGGCGGCGGCAACTCGGGCGCCGAGATCGCGCTCGAGCTGAGCCGATCGCACCCGACGACGCTCGCTGCCAGGCCGGGGGTCGAGATCCCGTTCCGGCATGGCAGGACGTTCGCCCGGTACGGACTGCCGGTGATCCGGTTCGCCGGCGCGCACGTGTTGAACGAGCGGTCACTGATCGGTCGTCGCGTGCTGCCGAAGATGCGCGAGCAAGCGACTCCGCTGATCCGCACCAAGAGCGCCAACCTGACCGCCGCCGGGGTCACCCGGGTTGGCCGGGTGGCCGAGGTGCGGGAGGGTCGCTGTGTCACCGAGGACGGCGACATCCTCGATATGGCCAACGTCATCTGGTGCACCGGATACCGCGCTGATTACAGCTGGATCGATTTGCCGCACCTGACGGGCAACGGGGAGCCGCCCCACCGTCGCGGGGTCGTCGAATCGACGCCGGGGCTGTTCCTGCTTGGGCAGGAGTTCTTGTTCTCGGTACTCTCGGAGACCCTCGCCGGTCTTGCCCGAGACGCCCGTTACCTGGCCGCGTGCCTGCTCGGGTGA
- a CDS encoding GNAT family N-acetyltransferase gives MSPEPDTIIVRPATGTDAAALHVVAAATFALACPPGTTQEDIDAFIAEHLSEERFAAYLADGHRVLLLAEVQNQLVGYTMLVFGEPQDPDVAAVLSVRPTVELSKCYVLSTQHGSGVASHLIAASVDVAHDRGAAAVWLGVNQLNERANRFYEKNRFRQVGTKRFLVGSQWHEDFVRERTL, from the coding sequence GTGAGCCCCGAACCCGACACGATCATTGTTCGCCCCGCCACAGGGACGGATGCCGCCGCGCTGCACGTGGTCGCCGCAGCCACGTTCGCGCTCGCCTGCCCTCCCGGAACCACGCAGGAGGACATCGACGCGTTCATCGCGGAGCACCTCTCCGAGGAGCGGTTCGCGGCGTACCTGGCTGATGGCCACCGGGTGCTGCTGCTCGCCGAGGTGCAGAACCAGCTGGTCGGCTACACGATGCTGGTGTTCGGGGAACCGCAGGACCCGGATGTCGCGGCCGTGCTCAGCGTGCGGCCGACGGTCGAACTGAGCAAGTGCTACGTGCTGTCGACGCAGCACGGCAGCGGCGTCGCGTCGCACCTGATCGCGGCAAGCGTCGACGTGGCGCACGACCGCGGGGCGGCCGCGGTGTGGCTCGGCGTGAACCAGCTGAACGAGCGGGCGAACCGCTTCTACGAGAAGAACCGCTTCCGACAGGTCGGCACCAAGCGGTTCCTGGTCGGCAGCCAGTGGCACGAGGACTTCGTGCGCGAGCGCACCCTGTAG
- a CDS encoding isoprenylcysteine carboxylmethyltransferase family protein translates to MRASTRAWTGSAIFLIVAPGVVAGLIPWLITRWDVADWGILNGFIAAAALILIIGGIWFLLHSFARFAGEGEGTPSPLSPTEHLVVGGVYRYVRNPMYLSVVAILLGQCLLFASWMLVVYTVVAIVAVVLFVRFYEEPTLARVHGAEYDRYRKNVPGWFPRGTPWHS, encoded by the coding sequence ATGAGGGCTTCCACCCGCGCGTGGACTGGCTCGGCGATCTTCCTGATCGTCGCACCCGGGGTCGTTGCGGGGCTGATTCCGTGGCTGATCACCCGTTGGGATGTCGCGGATTGGGGCATCCTGAACGGATTCATCGCGGCCGCGGCGCTGATCCTCATCATCGGCGGAATCTGGTTCCTGCTGCACTCTTTCGCGCGCTTCGCCGGGGAGGGCGAGGGCACGCCGTCACCGTTGTCACCGACCGAGCACCTCGTGGTCGGCGGGGTCTACCGGTACGTGCGCAACCCCATGTACCTGTCGGTCGTGGCGATTCTGCTCGGCCAGTGCCTGCTGTTCGCGAGCTGGATGCTGGTCGTCTACACGGTGGTCGCGATCGTCGCCGTGGTGCTCTTCGTGCGCTTCTACGAGGAGCCGACCCTGGCCCGGGTGCACGGGGCCGAGTATGACCGGTACCGCAAGAACGTGCCGGGTTGGTTCCCCCGCGGCACCCCCTGGCACTCCTAA
- a CDS encoding iron chaperone yields the protein MGVVSDYLAGLDGAVRGLFERYDALVRSLAPDLTEGMSYGMPALLYRGKGLFAARQTKSHLAVYPFSGEVLPALSAELAGFSTSQGAVQFSLEHPLPDELVRRIVDARMAEIDAQLNR from the coding sequence ATGGGCGTCGTCAGCGACTACCTGGCCGGACTCGACGGCGCCGTTCGCGGCCTGTTCGAGCGGTATGACGCGCTGGTGCGTTCCCTCGCGCCGGATCTGACCGAGGGCATGAGCTACGGGATGCCCGCGCTGCTGTATCGCGGAAAGGGACTGTTCGCTGCCCGGCAGACGAAGTCCCACCTTGCGGTGTATCCGTTCAGCGGGGAGGTGCTGCCGGCGCTCTCGGCCGAGCTTGCCGGTTTCAGCACCTCACAAGGTGCGGTGCAGTTCTCGCTCGAGCATCCGCTGCCCGACGAACTGGTTCGCCGGATCGTCGACGCCCGCATGGCGGAGATCGACGCGCAGCTGAATCGCTGA
- a CDS encoding NADP-dependent oxidoreductase: MRAVVMTEPGAPEVLVPTERERPAKVNSEFLIEVHAASINPIEAKTRAGRGVIAGIPSFPTVLGSDFSGVVVEAPYESHPFQPGTEVYGMTPTPRVPNGTYAEYIAAPVLSVAKKPANLSHLEAAAVPLAGMTAWGAVVDVARAHEGQRMLIHAGSGGVGHFAVQFASYFGAHVIATGSTRNLDFLKELGAAEVVDYTTTRFEEAIDEVDVVIDLIGNVHDNTGTRSLEVLRPGGLLVNIPTGSWPTFMQDAEAAGKRATSYKVAPSAATLEVITRLIEAGDVKPHIDQVFPLDQAAQAHTALEGGHTRGKIILQVR, translated from the coding sequence ATGCGCGCAGTTGTGATGACCGAACCGGGTGCGCCCGAGGTGCTGGTGCCGACCGAGAGGGAGCGTCCGGCGAAGGTCAACTCGGAGTTCCTCATCGAGGTACACGCGGCCAGCATCAACCCGATCGAGGCGAAGACCCGGGCCGGGCGCGGCGTGATCGCCGGCATCCCGAGTTTCCCGACCGTGCTCGGCAGCGACTTCAGCGGTGTCGTGGTTGAGGCGCCGTACGAATCACACCCGTTCCAGCCTGGCACCGAGGTGTACGGGATGACGCCGACCCCCCGGGTCCCCAACGGCACCTATGCCGAGTACATCGCCGCCCCGGTGCTGAGCGTCGCGAAGAAGCCGGCGAACCTGTCCCACCTTGAGGCCGCTGCGGTGCCGCTGGCCGGGATGACCGCGTGGGGCGCCGTCGTCGACGTGGCGCGCGCACATGAGGGGCAGCGGATGCTTATCCACGCCGGCTCCGGAGGTGTCGGCCACTTCGCCGTGCAGTTCGCGTCCTACTTCGGCGCGCACGTCATCGCGACCGGCTCCACGCGCAACCTCGACTTCCTGAAGGAACTCGGCGCAGCCGAGGTCGTCGACTACACCACCACCCGGTTCGAGGAGGCGATCGACGAGGTCGACGTCGTGATCGACCTGATCGGAAACGTGCACGACAACACCGGCACCCGCTCACTCGAGGTGCTGCGTCCGGGCGGCCTGCTGGTGAACATCCCCACCGGAAGCTGGCCAACCTTCATGCAGGACGCCGAGGCCGCCGGCAAGCGCGCCACCAGCTACAAGGTGGCGCCGTCGGCGGCGACCCTCGAGGTGATCACCCGCCTGATCGAGGCCGGCGACGTGAAACCGCACATCGACCAGGTGTTCCCGCTCGACCAGGCAGCCCAGGCGCACACCGCCCTCGAGGGTGGACACACCCGCGGCAAGATCATCCTGCAGGTCCGCTAG
- a CDS encoding YqaJ viral recombinase family protein produces MLPLWEEEASDHTRRIVARSSDRIAWLRARSQGVTATDVARLSGPKALHAVALDKRYGSGFGGNAYTDHGRAREPEIAKWVRAEHGIQPSDALFHARGERAHLATPDGVATLGSTLVLAEIKTTSSPWKSIPRSYLRQVWWQQYVLGAERTLVVWEQHQDFVPVHAEPQCRWVDRDENEIHRLVGLADQLLAMLRH; encoded by the coding sequence ATGCTCCCGCTCTGGGAGGAGGAGGCATCCGATCACACTCGCCGAATCGTGGCCCGCTCAAGTGATCGCATTGCCTGGTTGCGTGCGCGCAGTCAGGGTGTGACGGCTACGGACGTCGCACGGCTGTCCGGCCCGAAGGCGCTGCATGCGGTCGCGCTGGACAAGCGCTACGGGTCCGGCTTCGGCGGCAACGCCTACACCGACCACGGCCGAGCCCGCGAACCCGAGATCGCCAAGTGGGTTCGCGCGGAGCACGGCATTCAGCCGAGCGACGCGCTCTTCCACGCGCGCGGCGAACGCGCGCACCTGGCCACCCCCGACGGCGTCGCGACGCTCGGCAGCACCCTCGTGCTCGCCGAGATCAAGACGACCTCGTCGCCCTGGAAATCGATCCCACGCTCGTACCTGCGCCAGGTCTGGTGGCAGCAATATGTGCTCGGCGCCGAGCGCACCCTGGTCGTCTGGGAGCAGCACCAGGACTTCGTGCCCGTGCACGCCGAACCGCAGTGTCGCTGGGTGGACCGCGACGAGAACGAGATCCACCGTCTGGTCGGACTCGCCGACCAATTGCTCGCCATGCTGCGGCACTAG